A section of the Pseudomonas flavescens genome encodes:
- a CDS encoding TetR/AcrR family transcriptional regulator, with product MNENMNTPSTRGPLDHDVRDQVISAATKHFGHYGYEKTTVSDLAKAIGFSKAYIYKFFDSKQAIGEVICSNRLAMIMAVVDAAIADAPTASERFRRLFRSISEAGSDLFFHDRKLYDIAAVASRDQWPSVKGHEARIRGIIQQILLDGREAGEFERKTPLDEAVNAIYLIMRPYINPAQLQYNLDGTPEAVVHLPALILRSLAP from the coding sequence ATGAACGAAAATATGAATACGCCATCCACCCGTGGGCCTTTGGATCACGACGTCCGCGATCAGGTCATCAGTGCGGCGACCAAGCATTTCGGCCACTACGGTTACGAGAAGACCACCGTGTCCGACCTGGCCAAGGCCATCGGTTTTTCCAAGGCCTACATCTACAAGTTCTTCGATTCCAAGCAGGCCATCGGCGAGGTGATCTGCTCGAATCGACTGGCCATGATCATGGCGGTCGTCGATGCCGCGATTGCCGATGCGCCGACGGCATCCGAGCGCTTCAGGCGTCTGTTCCGCTCCATTTCAGAGGCGGGCAGCGATCTGTTCTTCCATGATCGCAAGCTTTACGACATCGCCGCCGTGGCCTCGCGTGACCAATGGCCCTCGGTCAAAGGCCATGAAGCGCGCATTCGCGGGATCATTCAGCAGATCCTTCTCGACGGTCGCGAGGCCGGCGAATTCGAGCGCAAGACGCCGCTCGACGAGGCCGTCAACGCGATCTATCTGATCATGCGGCCCTACATCAATCCGGCACAGTTGCAGTACAACCTCGACGGGACTCCCGAGGCTGTCGTGCATCTGCCTGCTTTGATATTGCGTAGCCTGGCGCCGTAG
- a CDS encoding efflux transporter outer membrane subunit yields MPPFRILALVVSTSLVAGCAVGPDYQRADAPLADRYLGQAAIEQRPAATPASFAQWWEGFGDPLLSSLVAKALEQNLDMAQARARVSQARAGLGAANAALLPSGSVNGQAARAYQSVETPLGQVLDSTPGYDRYGNSYEANLEASWELDVFGGLRRGREAAVAEYQASEAGVVATRLAIAAQTADVYTVIRGLQVRLEIAERQVKTQEDLLDKVRLLHSRGLAAEYQVDQTEGELSQVRASVPVLRAGLDAAMNALDVVLGAPPGTHRDELAAARAIPRAPQISETGSPADLLRRRPDLIAAERRLEAANARIGVAISEYYPKFSLGALIGSATTSGGNLFSSGASQSAGVLGLRWRLFDFGRINAQIDQAKGQEAEALASYRLSVLRATEDVENAFSALINRESQASTLVAGETSLTRARQSSFIAYQNGTASLIDVLNADETLLQASDARAQAQTESARAAIAAFRALGGGWQPHAHPEVAASGVGE; encoded by the coding sequence ATGCCTCCCTTCCGTATTCTTGCGCTCGTGGTGAGCACCAGCCTGGTCGCAGGTTGCGCGGTCGGCCCGGACTACCAACGAGCGGATGCTCCGCTGGCCGACCGTTATCTCGGCCAGGCCGCCATCGAGCAACGGCCGGCAGCCACGCCCGCCAGCTTTGCACAGTGGTGGGAAGGCTTCGGTGACCCGCTACTGAGCAGTCTGGTCGCCAAGGCACTGGAGCAGAACCTGGATATGGCACAGGCTCGGGCTCGCGTTTCCCAGGCACGTGCCGGCCTCGGCGCAGCGAATGCGGCGCTGCTGCCCTCCGGTAGCGTCAACGGACAAGCCGCGCGCGCCTACCAGTCGGTGGAAACGCCACTGGGCCAGGTGCTCGACTCCACGCCTGGCTATGACCGCTATGGTAATAGCTATGAGGCCAACCTCGAAGCGAGCTGGGAGCTGGATGTGTTCGGAGGCTTGCGCCGTGGTCGCGAGGCCGCAGTCGCCGAGTACCAGGCATCCGAGGCTGGCGTGGTCGCCACCCGATTGGCCATCGCTGCACAGACTGCGGATGTCTATACCGTCATTCGCGGGTTACAGGTCCGCCTGGAGATTGCCGAGCGGCAGGTCAAAACCCAGGAGGACTTGCTGGACAAAGTTCGCCTGCTGCACAGCAGAGGCCTGGCCGCCGAGTATCAGGTCGATCAGACCGAGGGTGAGCTGTCGCAGGTTCGGGCCAGCGTACCGGTGCTCCGGGCCGGGCTGGATGCAGCCATGAACGCGCTGGATGTGGTGCTCGGCGCACCGCCGGGCACGCACCGCGACGAGCTCGCTGCAGCCCGCGCAATTCCTCGGGCACCGCAGATTTCGGAAACCGGCTCGCCGGCCGATCTGCTGCGCCGCCGCCCGGACCTCATCGCCGCCGAGCGTCGCCTCGAGGCGGCCAATGCGCGCATCGGCGTGGCGATCAGCGAGTACTACCCCAAGTTTTCACTCGGTGCGCTGATCGGCAGCGCGACCACCTCGGGCGGCAACCTGTTCAGCAGCGGAGCCAGCCAGTCGGCGGGCGTGCTGGGGTTGCGCTGGAGGCTTTTCGACTTCGGCCGCATCAATGCCCAGATCGATCAGGCCAAGGGCCAGGAGGCCGAGGCGCTCGCCAGCTATCGCCTCTCCGTGCTGCGCGCGACAGAAGACGTCGAGAACGCATTCTCCGCCCTGATCAACCGCGAGAGCCAGGCATCGACCCTCGTGGCCGGAGAGACATCGCTGACGCGGGCCCGACAATCTTCGTTCATCGCTTATCAGAACGGCACGGCCAGCTTGATCGATGTGCTCAATGCCGACGAGACGCTGCTTCAGGCTTCCGACGCGAGGGCGCAGGCGCAGACGGAGTCGGCCCGCGCCGCGATAGCGGCATTCCGTGCGCTGGGC
- the fabF gene encoding beta-ketoacyl-ACP synthase II gives MIDSQRHKRIVVTGTGIVGPLGCGVDEVWRRLLAGRSGIATLPTAITEGTGVTVGGQVPMLEDDAVAGYRPELIIPDKERKKMDRFIEFALVAAQEALQQAGWHPTSEAEQQRTATIIASGVGGFGAMAEAVRITDSRGPRRLSPFTAPSFLANMAAGHVSIRHGFKGPLGAPVTACAAGVQAIGDAARLIRSGEADVAICGGTEAAIDRVTLGCFAAARALSTGFAERPQEASRPFDRNRDGFVMAEGAGLLVIESLEHALARGATPLAELVGYGTSADAYHLTAGPEDGSGARRAMQQALAQAGLSAADVQHINAHATSTQVGDKGELAAIRSLFGQDSSVAISSTKSATGHLLGAAGGIEAIFTVLALRDQVAPPTLNLGEPDERAAGLDLIALTARKMPITHALSNGFGFGGVNASVLFRRWEATP, from the coding sequence ATGATCGATTCGCAAAGACATAAACGCATCGTGGTAACCGGCACCGGTATCGTCGGGCCGCTGGGTTGTGGCGTCGACGAGGTGTGGCGCCGGCTGCTGGCCGGGCGCTCGGGCATTGCCACGCTGCCGACAGCGATCACCGAAGGCACCGGTGTAACCGTGGGCGGGCAAGTGCCGATGCTGGAGGACGATGCCGTTGCCGGGTACCGACCCGAGCTGATCATCCCCGACAAAGAACGCAAGAAGATGGACCGCTTCATCGAGTTCGCCCTCGTTGCCGCGCAGGAAGCCTTGCAGCAGGCCGGCTGGCACCCGACCAGCGAAGCAGAGCAGCAGCGAACGGCGACGATCATCGCCTCGGGTGTGGGTGGCTTCGGTGCCATGGCCGAAGCCGTGCGGATTACCGATTCGCGTGGGCCACGCCGGCTCTCGCCGTTCACCGCGCCGTCGTTTCTCGCCAACATGGCGGCGGGGCACGTCTCGATCCGTCACGGTTTCAAAGGCCCGCTCGGCGCGCCAGTGACTGCCTGCGCTGCTGGCGTGCAGGCGATTGGCGATGCGGCCCGGCTGATCAGAAGCGGCGAAGCGGACGTCGCCATTTGTGGCGGCACGGAAGCGGCCATCGACCGCGTGACCCTTGGCTGCTTCGCGGCGGCCCGTGCGCTCTCCACCGGCTTTGCCGAGCGGCCGCAAGAGGCGTCGCGGCCCTTCGACCGAAACCGCGACGGTTTCGTCATGGCCGAAGGCGCCGGGCTTTTGGTGATCGAGTCGCTGGAGCACGCCCTGGCACGCGGCGCCACGCCGCTGGCCGAACTGGTGGGCTACGGCACCAGCGCCGACGCCTACCACCTCACGGCCGGCCCGGAAGATGGCAGCGGCGCCCGCCGCGCCATGCAGCAAGCGCTCGCCCAGGCAGGCCTGAGCGCCGCCGATGTGCAGCACATCAATGCCCACGCCACCTCGACCCAGGTTGGCGACAAGGGCGAGCTGGCGGCCATCCGCTCGCTGTTCGGCCAGGACTCATCCGTCGCCATCAGCTCGACCAAGTCCGCCACGGGCCATCTGCTGGGCGCGGCTGGCGGTATCGAAGCGATCTTCACGGTGCTGGCGCTGCGTGATCAGGTCGCGCCGCCTACCTTGAACCTGGGCGAGCCCGATGAGCGCGCCGCAGGGCTCGACCTGATCGCGCTGACGGCCCGCAAGATGCCCATCACCCACGCGCTCTCGAATGGCTTCGGGTTTGGCGGCGTCAATGCCAGCGTGTTGTTCCGCCGCTGGGAGGCCACGCCATGA
- a CDS encoding multidrug effflux MFS transporter, protein MSAESQPVALDAATTREGSPALTGKIVALLASLSAISILSTNIILPAFPEIGQQLGVSSRELGLTLSSFFITFAFAQLVVGPLADRYGRKRLVLGGLALFVIGTLVAGFANSLDVLIAGRVIQALGVCAAAVLARAIARDLFEGETLGRALSLTMIATAAAPGFSPLLGSVLTTALGWRAIFLMVGVAAVVIAFFYARGLGETLPRERRVALSAPSVVAAYGRLLRDGKFILPAASVSLLMSGLFASFAAAPAILMSGMGLSSLQAGLYFAATVFVVFAAGMAAPRLAHRFGSRTITTLGLVTALVAGSLLLIGPNNPGLGWYSISMVIFLWGMGLANPLGTAITMGPFGKEAGLASALLGFLTMGAAAITTWLVSVLEFAPVRTLGATQVAVCLVAVVLFTLSSRTVRASS, encoded by the coding sequence ATGAGCGCCGAAAGCCAGCCGGTAGCACTCGATGCCGCAACGACTCGCGAAGGCAGCCCGGCATTGACGGGTAAAATCGTCGCCTTGCTGGCGAGCCTCTCGGCGATCAGCATCCTCTCCACCAACATCATCCTTCCTGCCTTCCCGGAAATCGGCCAGCAGCTTGGCGTTTCCTCTCGCGAACTGGGGCTGACTCTCTCCAGTTTCTTCATCACCTTCGCATTCGCTCAATTGGTGGTGGGGCCACTGGCAGATCGGTACGGGCGCAAGCGGCTCGTTCTGGGCGGCCTCGCGCTGTTCGTGATCGGCACACTGGTCGCAGGTTTCGCCAACAGCCTCGACGTGCTGATTGCCGGGCGCGTCATACAAGCGCTCGGGGTCTGCGCCGCCGCCGTGCTGGCGCGGGCCATTGCCCGTGATCTGTTCGAAGGCGAAACCCTGGGACGTGCGCTGTCGCTGACGATGATCGCCACTGCGGCAGCACCCGGATTTTCACCATTGCTCGGCAGCGTGTTGACCACCGCGCTGGGGTGGCGGGCGATCTTCTTGATGGTCGGAGTCGCCGCCGTGGTCATCGCCTTCTTCTACGCCCGGGGTCTTGGCGAAACACTGCCCCGAGAACGCCGAGTCGCGCTCTCGGCACCGAGCGTGGTGGCCGCTTACGGCAGATTGCTCCGCGACGGCAAATTCATCCTCCCGGCCGCCTCGGTGAGCCTGTTGATGAGCGGCCTGTTCGCCTCCTTCGCAGCCGCACCGGCGATCCTGATGAGCGGGATGGGCTTGTCGTCATTGCAGGCCGGGCTGTACTTCGCCGCTACCGTGTTCGTCGTATTCGCCGCCGGCATGGCCGCGCCACGCCTGGCCCATCGCTTTGGTAGCCGCACGATCACCACCCTGGGCCTGGTCACCGCATTGGTGGCCGGCAGCCTGCTGCTAATCGGCCCGAACAACCCTGGCTTGGGCTGGTACTCGATCTCGATGGTGATCTTTCTCTGGGGCATGGGCCTCGCCAACCCGCTGGGCACCGCCATCACCATGGGCCCCTTCGGCAAGGAGGCGGGCCTGGCCTCCGCACTGCTCGGCTTCCTGACCATGGGCGCCGCCGCGATCACCACTTGGCTGGTGTCGGTGCTGGAATTCGCGCCGGTAAGGACGTTGGGCGCAACCCAGGTTGCGGTTTGCCTTGTTGCGGTGGTGTTGTTCACGTTGAGTAGTAGGACGGTCAGAGCGTCGAGTTAG
- a CDS encoding TonB-dependent siderophore receptor: protein MRWNHASICLLSLCSVGVHAATLAASEGAAVELPDSVITGTSESATGPVLGYGATRSASATRTDTALHETPQSVSVVSRDVIEDISATRLQQALDQAGGVGRANNFGGQGLTTFTVRGFTTGEFYRNGFPINRGYPNSPDANTLERVEVLRGPAATLYGRGDPGGTFNVITKQPLAEQRTTVGSQFTDQGLRRGTLDTSGPLDEEGRLAYRLNVMAEGGDSFRDDVESERYGIAPVLSWQVSDDTRIVLEGDFMRNNHPLDRGLTHYPTQRGQPSHSTYYWEKGTDNKLHNDNAMVQLRFEHQLNDDWALSGGYQYLDGSLKGNAVEANGVAVDGVTLNRNFNYRKLEWTDHDVQLHLTGHFDTFGFGHTLITGAEYENYDYQSIINRSTAAYPINIFNPVLGQPRPALGNITTHDREKLKTWAAFVQDQVALTERLKVLGGVRIERFEHDYDDLRPVNADWDMADNAVTPRVGVIYDLTDSVAVYANASKSFKPNSGAARLGGGFDPEEGKAYELGMKWAALGGLLSIDTAVFHVTKENVQTVDPVDPAFRIAAGEVRSRGFEVNVAGDLTPEWRVIGGYAYTDSEVTRDNSLPRGTRQANIPRNSFNLLSVYEFRDGALRGLGLGANFKYVDDRAGQTAAQTYTMESYAVTDLLSFYQVNEHLRLNLDVRNVFNKGYEEGAFNAYAYPGEPRTVQTGFAYTF, encoded by the coding sequence ATGCGCTGGAATCACGCCTCAATCTGCCTGCTGTCCCTGTGTTCCGTTGGCGTTCATGCCGCAACGTTGGCTGCGTCGGAAGGCGCGGCAGTCGAGCTTCCGGATTCCGTCATCACTGGCACCAGCGAGAGTGCCACGGGCCCTGTGCTTGGTTATGGCGCCACGCGTTCGGCCAGCGCTACGCGCACCGATACCGCCTTGCACGAGACGCCGCAGTCGGTGAGCGTGGTGTCCCGTGATGTGATCGAGGACATCTCCGCGACTCGCTTGCAGCAGGCGCTGGATCAGGCGGGTGGCGTAGGTCGTGCCAACAACTTTGGCGGCCAGGGGCTGACCACCTTCACGGTGCGTGGCTTTACCACCGGCGAGTTCTACCGCAACGGCTTCCCGATCAATCGCGGCTATCCCAACTCGCCGGATGCCAACACCCTGGAGCGAGTCGAAGTGCTGCGTGGCCCAGCCGCGACGCTCTATGGTCGCGGTGATCCCGGTGGCACCTTCAACGTCATCACCAAGCAGCCATTGGCCGAGCAGCGTACGACGGTTGGCAGCCAGTTCACCGATCAGGGTTTGCGTCGTGGCACGCTGGACACCAGCGGCCCGCTCGACGAGGAGGGCCGCCTGGCCTATCGCCTGAATGTCATGGCCGAAGGGGGCGACAGCTTTCGTGATGATGTGGAAAGCGAGCGCTATGGCATCGCCCCGGTGTTGAGCTGGCAGGTGTCGGACGACACGCGCATCGTTCTGGAGGGTGATTTCATGCGCAACAATCACCCGCTGGATCGCGGCCTGACCCATTACCCGACCCAGCGCGGGCAACCCAGCCACTCGACCTATTACTGGGAGAAGGGCACCGATAACAAACTGCACAACGATAACGCCATGGTGCAACTGCGCTTCGAGCATCAGCTCAATGATGACTGGGCGTTGAGTGGCGGTTATCAGTACCTCGACGGCTCGCTCAAGGGCAATGCGGTGGAAGCCAACGGTGTTGCCGTTGATGGTGTGACGCTCAACCGCAACTTCAACTACCGCAAACTCGAATGGACCGACCATGACGTGCAACTGCACCTGACCGGTCACTTCGATACCTTCGGTTTCGGCCACACCCTGATCACTGGCGCGGAGTACGAGAACTACGATTACCAGTCGATCATCAATCGCTCCACCGCTGCGTATCCGATCAATATCTTCAACCCGGTTCTCGGCCAGCCACGCCCAGCGCTGGGCAATATCACCACTCATGATCGCGAAAAGCTGAAGACCTGGGCGGCTTTCGTGCAGGATCAGGTAGCCCTGACCGAGCGCCTGAAAGTGCTGGGCGGCGTGCGCATCGAGCGTTTCGAACATGATTATGATGATCTCAGGCCGGTGAACGCCGACTGGGACATGGCCGACAACGCCGTGACCCCGCGTGTCGGCGTTATCTACGACCTGACCGACAGCGTTGCCGTCTACGCCAACGCCTCCAAATCGTTCAAGCCCAACTCCGGCGCGGCGCGTCTGGGTGGCGGGTTTGATCCGGAGGAGGGCAAGGCCTACGAGCTGGGCATGAAGTGGGCAGCGCTGGGTGGCTTGCTGAGCATCGATACGGCGGTGTTCCACGTCACCAAGGAAAACGTCCAGACCGTCGACCCGGTCGACCCAGCCTTTCGGATTGCCGCGGGTGAAGTGCGCAGCCGTGGCTTCGAGGTGAACGTGGCGGGTGATCTGACGCCCGAATGGCGAGTCATCGGCGGCTATGCCTACACGGACTCCGAAGTGACGCGTGACAACTCGCTACCGCGTGGCACCCGCCAAGCCAACATCCCGCGCAACAGCTTCAACCTGCTGAGCGTGTATGAGTTCCGCGATGGCGCGCTGCGTGGCTTGGGCCTGGGCGCCAACTTCAAGTACGTGGATGATCGTGCCGGCCAGACGGCGGCGCAGACCTACACCATGGAGAGCTATGCAGTTACCGACCTGCTGAGCTTCTATCAGGTCAACGAGCACCTGCGGCTGAATCTGGATGTGCGTAACGTCTTCAATAAAGGCTACGAAGAAGGCGCCTTCAACGCCTATGCCTATCCGGGTGAGCCACGCACCGTTCAGACAGGGTTCGCTTACACCTTCTGA
- a CDS encoding efflux RND transporter permease subunit — protein sequence MSEGRFNLSALAVRERSITLFLILLIAVAGTLAFFQLGRAEDPPFTVKQMTIITAWPGATAQEMQDQVAEPLEKRMQELRWYDRSETFTRAGLAITMVSLLDSTPPSAVQEEFYQARKKLGDEAKTLPAGVVGPMINDEFSDVTFAVYALKAKGEPQRQLVRDAESLRQRLLHVPGVKKVNIIGEQAERIFVSFSHDRLATLGVTPQDIFAALNSQNVLTPAGSVETSGPQVVVRLDGAFDKLAKIRETPIAVQGRTLKLSDVATVERGYEDPATFLVRHGGEPALLLGVVMREGWNGLDLGTALDAETASINDAMPLGMTLSKVTDQAVNITSSVDEFMVKFFVALLVVMLVCFLSMGWRVGVVVAAAVPLTLAIVFVVMAATGKNFDRITLGSLILALGLLVDDAIIAIEMMVVKMEEGYDRFKVSAYAWSHTAAPMLSGTLVTAIGFMPNGFAQSTAGEYTSNMFWIVGIALIASWVVAVAFTPYLGVKLLPNIKQVEGGHAAIYNTRHYNRFRTLLARVIAHKWLVAGAVIALFVVAVLGMGLVKKQFFPTSDRPEVLVELQMPYGTSIEQTNATAIKVESWLREQEEAKIVTSYIGQGPPRFFLAMAPELPDPSFAKIVVLTDSQEAREALKARIREAASEGLAPEAKVRVTQLVFGPYSPYPVAYRVMGPDPMQLREIAARVQDVLQASPMMRTVNADWGPLVPTLHFSLDQDRLQAVGLTSSTVAQQLQFLLTGVPITSVREDIRSVQVVGRAAGAIRLDPAKIEGFTLVGAAGQRIPLSQIGEVDVRMEDPILRRRDRTPTITVRGDIAEELQPPDVSAAVWKDLQPIIETLPAGYRIEMAGSIEESGKASQAILPLLPIMIALTLLIIILQVRSISAMVMVFLTSPLGLIGVVPVLLLFQQPFGINALVGLIALSGILMRNTLILIGQIHHNESEGLDPFNAVVEATVQRARPVLLTALAAILAFIPLTHSVFWGTLAYTLIGGTFVGTIMTLVFLPAMYSIWFKIRPSTVTAERPDAERGGRTANTRSLQ from the coding sequence ATGAGCGAGGGGCGTTTCAACCTGTCCGCCCTTGCCGTCCGCGAGCGCTCCATCACGCTGTTTCTCATCCTGCTGATCGCGGTGGCCGGCACGCTGGCGTTCTTCCAGCTGGGCAGGGCGGAAGACCCACCCTTTACCGTCAAGCAGATGACCATCATCACCGCCTGGCCGGGCGCCACCGCCCAGGAAATGCAGGATCAGGTCGCCGAGCCACTGGAAAAGCGCATGCAGGAGCTGCGCTGGTACGACCGCAGTGAAACCTTCACCCGCGCGGGGCTGGCGATCACCATGGTGTCGTTGCTCGACAGCACGCCGCCCTCGGCGGTCCAGGAGGAGTTCTACCAGGCTCGCAAGAAGCTTGGCGATGAAGCCAAGACGCTACCGGCTGGCGTTGTCGGGCCGATGATCAACGATGAATTCTCGGATGTGACCTTCGCGGTGTATGCCCTGAAGGCCAAGGGCGAACCGCAGCGCCAACTGGTGCGTGACGCCGAGTCGCTGCGTCAGCGGCTGTTGCACGTGCCGGGGGTCAAGAAGGTCAACATCATCGGCGAACAGGCCGAGCGGATTTTCGTCTCCTTCTCCCATGACCGGCTGGCCACCCTGGGCGTCACGCCGCAGGACATCTTTGCCGCACTCAATAGCCAGAACGTACTGACGCCCGCCGGATCGGTCGAAACCAGCGGGCCGCAGGTGGTGGTGCGCCTGGATGGCGCCTTCGACAAACTGGCGAAGATCCGCGAAACCCCGATTGCCGTGCAGGGCCGTACGCTGAAGCTTTCCGATGTGGCGACGGTGGAGCGCGGCTATGAAGACCCGGCCACCTTTCTGGTCCGCCATGGCGGCGAGCCTGCGTTGCTGCTCGGTGTGGTGATGCGCGAAGGCTGGAACGGCCTCGATCTCGGCACGGCGCTCGACGCCGAAACGGCGAGCATCAACGACGCCATGCCGCTGGGCATGACGCTCAGTAAAGTCACCGATCAGGCGGTCAACATCACTTCGTCCGTCGACGAGTTCATGGTCAAGTTCTTTGTCGCGCTGCTGGTGGTCATGCTGGTCTGTTTCCTCAGCATGGGCTGGCGTGTGGGCGTCGTGGTCGCCGCTGCCGTGCCGCTGACGCTGGCCATCGTCTTCGTGGTGATGGCCGCCACGGGCAAGAACTTCGACCGCATCACCCTCGGCTCGCTGATTCTCGCCCTGGGCCTGCTGGTGGACGATGCCATCATCGCCATCGAAATGATGGTGGTGAAAATGGAGGAGGGCTACGACCGCTTCAAGGTGTCGGCCTATGCCTGGAGCCACACCGCCGCGCCGATGCTTTCCGGCACCCTGGTAACCGCCATCGGCTTCATGCCCAACGGTTTCGCGCAGTCCACGGCCGGTGAATACACCAGCAACATGTTCTGGATCGTCGGCATCGCGCTGATCGCCTCCTGGGTGGTGGCCGTGGCGTTCACGCCTTATCTGGGCGTGAAGCTGTTGCCGAATATCAAACAGGTCGAAGGCGGCCATGCGGCCATCTACAACACCCGCCACTACAACCGTTTCCGCACGCTGCTGGCGCGCGTCATCGCCCATAAATGGCTGGTGGCAGGTGCGGTCATCGCCCTGTTCGTGGTGGCCGTGCTCGGTATGGGGCTGGTGAAGAAACAGTTCTTTCCAACCTCCGACCGCCCCGAGGTGCTGGTCGAACTGCAGATGCCATACGGCACCTCCATCGAGCAGACCAACGCCACCGCCATCAAGGTCGAGTCATGGCTGCGCGAGCAGGAAGAAGCCAAGATCGTCACCTCCTACATCGGCCAGGGCCCGCCGCGATTCTTCCTGGCCATGGCCCCTGAACTGCCCGATCCGTCGTTCGCCAAGATCGTGGTGCTGACGGACAGCCAGGAGGCCCGCGAAGCTCTCAAGGCGCGCATCCGGGAAGCGGCCTCCGAAGGGCTGGCGCCCGAAGCCAAGGTGCGCGTCACGCAACTGGTATTCGGCCCTTACTCGCCATACCCGGTGGCATATCGGGTGATGGGCCCCGACCCCATGCAGTTGCGGGAGATCGCTGCTCGCGTACAGGACGTGTTGCAGGCCAGCCCGATGATGCGCACGGTGAACGCCGACTGGGGCCCACTGGTACCGACCCTGCATTTTTCGCTGGACCAGGATCGCCTGCAGGCCGTGGGGCTGACCTCCAGCACAGTCGCGCAACAGCTGCAGTTCTTGCTCACCGGCGTACCGATCACCTCGGTGCGCGAAGACATCCGCTCGGTGCAGGTGGTCGGTCGCGCAGCCGGGGCTATTCGTCTCGATCCCGCGAAGATCGAGGGCTTCACCTTGGTCGGTGCGGCGGGCCAGCGCATTCCGCTCTCGCAGATCGGCGAAGTCGATGTACGCATGGAAGACCCCATCCTGCGCCGTCGTGACCGCACGCCGACCATCACCGTACGCGGTGACATTGCCGAAGAGCTGCAACCGCCCGACGTCTCCGCGGCGGTCTGGAAAGACCTGCAGCCGATCATCGAGACGTTGCCTGCCGGCTACCGTATCGAAATGGCCGGCTCCATCGAGGAATCCGGCAAGGCCAGCCAGGCGATTCTGCCGCTGCTGCCGATCATGATCGCCCTGACGCTGCTGATCATCATCCTGCAGGTGCGCTCGATCTCGGCCATGGTCATGGTGTTCCTCACCTCGCCGCTGGGGTTGATCGGCGTGGTGCCGGTGCTGCTGCTGTTCCAGCAGCCGTTCGGTATCAATGCCCTGGTTGGCCTGATCGCCCTATCGGGCATCCTGATGCGCAACACGCTGATCCTGATCGGGCAGATCCACCATAACGAAAGCGAGGGGCTCGACCCGTTCAATGCGGTCGTCGAGGCCACGGTACAACGAGCCCGGCCGGTATTGCTGACCGCGCTGGCGGCCATCCTCGCCTTCATTCCGCTCACCCATTCGGTGTTCTGGGGCACGCTGGCGTACACGCTGATCGGCGGGACTTTCGTCGGCACCATCATGACCCTGGTGTTCCTGCCGGCGATGTATTCCATCTGGTTCAAGATTCGCCCCAGCACCGTCACCGCCGAGCGACCTGACGCCGAACGAGGCGGGCGCACAGCGAACACGAGGAGCCTGCAATGA
- a CDS encoding efflux RND transporter periplasmic adaptor subunit, which yields MRLKPATFVVCLLPVVLVACGDSSVSKDPRNKPPLIRAAAVENAVDVSRSFTGVVVARTQSDLGFRVSGKVLERLVDTGQTVKRGQPLMRLDPVDLQLQARAQQEAVASASARARQTADDEARYRGLVAAGAVSASAYDQIKAAADSAKAQLSAAQAQADVARNATGYAALLADADGVVMDTLAEPGQVVSAGQPVVRLARAGQREAIVHLPETLRPVPGSTAQAILYGDSGAAVTAKLRLLSEAADATTRTFEARYVLDGALANAPLGSTITLNIARERNAANVLQVPIAALHDPGNGTGVWVIAGEPAKVSWRPVEVLGIGDEAARVASKLDAGEQVVALGAHLLRDGEEVRVAQAAGASVAGSQP from the coding sequence ATGCGCCTCAAGCCCGCCACTTTCGTCGTTTGCTTATTGCCTGTCGTCCTGGTGGCGTGCGGCGATTCTTCCGTCAGCAAAGATCCACGCAACAAGCCGCCGCTGATCAGGGCGGCAGCGGTCGAGAACGCGGTCGACGTTTCTCGTTCATTCACCGGTGTGGTGGTCGCACGCACCCAGAGTGATCTGGGTTTCCGCGTGTCGGGCAAAGTACTCGAGCGCTTGGTCGACACCGGGCAGACGGTCAAACGCGGCCAGCCGTTGATGCGCCTCGACCCTGTCGACCTGCAATTGCAGGCGCGCGCCCAGCAGGAGGCGGTCGCATCCGCCAGTGCAAGAGCCAGGCAGACGGCTGATGACGAGGCCCGTTATCGCGGCCTGGTTGCAGCCGGTGCGGTGTCGGCATCGGCCTACGATCAGATCAAGGCCGCCGCCGATTCCGCGAAGGCGCAACTCAGCGCGGCGCAAGCTCAGGCGGACGTGGCGCGTAATGCCACGGGCTACGCGGCGCTGCTAGCCGATGCCGATGGCGTGGTGATGGATACCCTGGCCGAGCCCGGCCAGGTGGTCAGTGCCGGGCAACCGGTGGTGCGCCTGGCACGCGCCGGCCAGCGCGAAGCCATCGTGCACCTCCCCGAAACCCTGCGCCCGGTGCCGGGTTCCACGGCCCAGGCCATCCTGTATGGCGACAGCGGCGCTGCCGTTACCGCCAAACTGCGTTTGCTCTCCGAGGCCGCTGATGCCACCACCCGCACCTTCGAAGCCAGGTACGTGCTCGACGGCGCGCTGGCGAACGCGCCGCTCGGTTCGACCATCACCCTGAACATCGCCAGGGAAAGAAACGCCGCTAACGTGCTGCAAGTGCCCATCGCCGCGCTCCATGACCCTGGCAATGGCACCGGCGTGTGGGTCATCGCTGGAGAGCCGGCGAAAGTCTCCTGGCGCCCCGTTGAGGTGCTGGGCATCGGTGATGAGGCGGCGCGTGTCGCCAGCAAGCTGGACGCGGGCGAGCAGGTCGTAGCGCTGGGCGCGCACCTGCTGCGTGATGGTGAAGAGGTGAGGGTGGCCCAGGCGGCTGGCGCGTCGGTCGCCGGGAGTCAGCCATGA